The following are encoded in a window of Hyalangium minutum genomic DNA:
- a CDS encoding glycosyltransferase family 4 protein: protein MRVLLIGDYPPPHGGVAIHVQQLHRFLRERGVEAKVLDIGKGGRPAPDVIPVRTPAKFGLRLAGFLSAGWTVHVHTSGDNPKAWVLAALAGVPGPRAPRFITLHSGLLPEFLAGSVARRAMARAALAGYSRVIAVSEAVKEALVGCGVPSEKILVQPAFCASQVRPGPVTAAVELARARRSPLLAMAHHPSPVYGRMQMFRALRMLANELPGVGLAVFGPGTRTPEFARDARETHVAPLLEDLGELNHDEALGLLSRCDVFIRPTTHDGDSVSVREALTLGVPCVASDVCARPEGTFLFRGGHPPDLALRIRQALAEGPAQVAQPDAGPVLLRLYEELAAPGLTDWISTRETQHAAQ from the coding sequence ATGCGCGTGCTTCTCATTGGTGACTACCCACCTCCGCATGGCGGGGTGGCGATTCACGTTCAACAACTGCATCGATTTCTTCGCGAGCGTGGCGTCGAGGCGAAGGTGCTGGACATTGGAAAGGGCGGCCGGCCGGCTCCGGACGTTATCCCTGTCCGCACGCCGGCCAAGTTCGGGCTGCGGCTCGCGGGATTCTTGAGCGCTGGATGGACGGTGCATGTCCACACCAGCGGTGACAACCCGAAGGCCTGGGTGCTGGCCGCGCTGGCGGGTGTCCCAGGGCCTCGAGCGCCTCGGTTCATCACCCTGCACTCGGGGCTGCTGCCGGAGTTCCTCGCGGGCTCCGTGGCCCGGCGAGCCATGGCCCGTGCCGCGCTGGCGGGGTACTCGCGCGTGATCGCGGTGTCCGAGGCCGTGAAGGAGGCGCTCGTTGGCTGTGGAGTGCCTTCCGAGAAGATCCTCGTGCAGCCGGCCTTCTGCGCCTCGCAGGTGCGGCCCGGGCCGGTGACTGCCGCCGTGGAACTGGCGAGGGCCCGGCGCTCTCCGCTGCTGGCCATGGCGCACCACCCGTCGCCGGTCTACGGGCGCATGCAGATGTTCCGCGCGCTCCGGATGCTGGCGAACGAGCTGCCGGGCGTGGGGCTCGCGGTGTTCGGGCCTGGGACGCGGACGCCGGAGTTCGCGCGGGATGCCCGCGAGACGCACGTGGCGCCGCTCCTGGAGGATCTGGGCGAGCTGAACCACGACGAGGCGCTCGGTCTGTTGTCACGGTGCGATGTGTTCATCCGGCCCACGACGCATGACGGGGACTCGGTCTCCGTCCGCGAGGCGCTGACGCTCGGAGTGCCCTGCGTGGCCAGCGACGTGTGCGCCCGGCCCGAGGGCACCTTTTTGTTCCGGGGCGGCCACCCGCCGGATCTGGCGCTGAGGATCCGGCAGGCGCTCGCGGAGGGACCCGCGCAGGTGGCTCAGCCGGACGCCGGTCCCGTGCTGCTCCGTCTGTACGAGGAGCTCGCGGCACCGGGGCTTACGGATTGGATTTCGACACGGGAGACGCAACATGCGGCGCAGTGA
- the exoP gene encoding spore coat polysaccharide biosynthesis glycosyltransferase ExoP, producing MRRSEDMDLTRRALRGRDLVVFSNDWDGDPLSKVHIMRILSRENRVLWVNSIGNRAPKANTHDLQRIWRKLSSFTEGIREVEPNLFVLAPLAIPFYGSEAVRSTNRELLRLQVKRAMKKLNFRRPISWSFLPASAPVSGTLGEEFVVYHCVDEFSAFSDTNGRHIAELEERLLRRADLVITSAERLRENKAKVNPNTVLVRHGVDYQHFVKACDEATQVPEDIAKLPGPIIGFFGLMADWVDQEAIIATAKAHPEGSVVVIGKVAPDCDVTAMKAVPNIHFLGRQPYASLPGYCKAFDVALMPFTVNELTLNANPLKVREYLAAGLPVVSTDIPEVRKVGLCKVATSTEDFVRKVDECLAEGAGPSRERAERIFHESWDARVEEIRSHVGEALLKAGRSL from the coding sequence ATGCGGCGCAGTGAAGACATGGATCTGACCCGCCGGGCCCTGCGCGGACGGGACCTGGTGGTGTTCTCCAACGACTGGGACGGCGATCCGCTGTCCAAGGTCCACATCATGCGGATCCTCTCGCGGGAGAACCGCGTGCTGTGGGTGAACAGCATCGGCAACCGGGCGCCCAAGGCGAACACGCACGATCTGCAGCGCATCTGGCGCAAGCTGTCCTCCTTCACCGAGGGCATCCGAGAGGTGGAGCCCAACCTCTTCGTGCTGGCGCCGCTGGCCATCCCGTTCTACGGCTCGGAGGCGGTGCGGTCGACGAACCGGGAGCTGCTGCGGCTCCAGGTGAAGCGGGCGATGAAGAAGCTGAACTTCCGGCGGCCCATCTCGTGGTCGTTCCTGCCGGCCTCGGCGCCGGTGTCGGGCACGCTGGGCGAGGAGTTCGTCGTCTACCACTGCGTGGACGAGTTCTCCGCGTTCAGCGACACCAACGGGCGCCACATCGCGGAGCTGGAGGAGCGGCTGCTGCGCCGGGCGGATCTGGTCATCACCTCCGCCGAGCGCCTGCGCGAGAACAAGGCCAAGGTGAACCCGAACACGGTGCTGGTGCGGCACGGGGTGGACTACCAGCACTTCGTGAAGGCGTGTGACGAGGCCACGCAGGTTCCGGAGGACATCGCGAAGCTGCCGGGGCCCATCATCGGCTTCTTCGGGCTGATGGCGGACTGGGTGGACCAGGAGGCGATCATCGCCACGGCGAAGGCGCACCCCGAAGGCTCGGTGGTGGTGATCGGCAAGGTGGCGCCGGACTGCGACGTGACGGCGATGAAGGCGGTGCCGAACATCCACTTCCTAGGGCGCCAGCCGTACGCGAGCCTGCCGGGCTACTGCAAGGCGTTCGATGTGGCGCTGATGCCGTTCACAGTGAACGAGCTGACGCTCAACGCCAACCCGCTGAAGGTGCGCGAGTACCTGGCTGCGGGGCTCCCGGTGGTGTCCACGGACATCCCCGAGGTGCGCAAGGTGGGGCTGTGCAAGGTGGCCACCTCGACGGAGGACTTCGTGCGCAAGGTGGACGAGTGCCTCGCCGAGGGCGCAGGCCCCAGCCGCGAGCGCGCCGAGCGCATCTTCCACGAGAGCTGGGATGCGCGGGTGGAGGAGATCCGCTCGCACGTGGGCGAGGCCCTGCTCAAGGCGGGCCGGAGCCTGTAG
- a CDS encoding cytochrome c maturation protein CcmE: protein MTPVTRNRLIAVGALLVAGVGLAFVAFGNIGENLVYYWSPAEMLTQGEKAYGPTIRLGGVVKPGSIQWNAEHTTLHFQVATDHTPQSVAVTVRSTEVPPQMFREGIGVVVEGTFDKSQVFSSNRLMVNHSNEYRAPKPGEEPRKWQETVEGSTTAANTTGAQ, encoded by the coding sequence ATGACCCCTGTTACCCGTAACCGACTCATCGCCGTGGGAGCCCTGCTGGTGGCCGGTGTTGGCCTGGCCTTCGTGGCCTTCGGTAACATCGGCGAGAACCTCGTCTATTACTGGAGCCCGGCGGAGATGCTGACCCAGGGCGAGAAGGCCTACGGCCCCACCATCCGCCTGGGCGGCGTGGTGAAGCCCGGCTCCATCCAGTGGAACGCCGAGCACACCACCCTGCACTTCCAGGTGGCCACCGACCACACGCCGCAGTCCGTGGCGGTGACGGTGCGCTCCACCGAGGTGCCTCCGCAGATGTTCCGTGAGGGCATCGGCGTGGTGGTGGAGGGCACCTTCGACAAGTCGCAGGTGTTCAGCTCCAACCGGCTGATGGTGAACCACTCCAACGAGTACCGCGCGCCCAAGCCGGGCGAGGAGCCGCGCAAGTGGCAGGAGACCGTCGAGGGCTCCACCACGGCAGCGAACACGACGGGGGCGCAGTGA
- a CDS encoding polysaccharide deacetylase family protein, which yields MAMYRRSQSGGRRLLIVSYHRVVEDLTGELQRSIPGLLISKETFRRHLEQAAAAGYEFATIGDAVDVMAGRRSTKRDLCVVTFDDGYRDVYRFAYPLLKRMGVPAIVYLPTDFIGTKRRFNHDRLFHLIQVAQKRRLRPYFTTLPEPALKLAGPILSGSRPVSDALDEFIGEHSARVVQEVIQALEQELGGGANLLPEQGDIMDWDEVRHMARDGFEFGAHTLGHTVLTMEPAEQMEREIIESKQAIERELGTPVRDFAYCNGWYSEEVIRLLKQHGFRSGVTTEDLPNRVGGDPFTLKRKVLWENFSIGMLGDYSEALTGCQLDDCFAMLGVSRPVTGRRPHLSATRAANELLMRSQISLEEPT from the coding sequence ATGGCCATGTATCGCCGGAGCCAGTCCGGTGGGCGGCGCCTCCTGATCGTCAGCTACCACAGGGTGGTGGAGGATCTGACAGGCGAGCTGCAGCGGTCCATTCCAGGGCTGCTCATCTCCAAGGAGACGTTTCGGCGGCACCTGGAGCAGGCTGCGGCTGCGGGCTACGAGTTCGCCACCATTGGCGATGCCGTGGACGTGATGGCGGGGCGCAGGAGCACCAAGCGGGATCTGTGTGTCGTCACGTTCGATGACGGGTACCGGGATGTGTATCGGTTCGCCTATCCCCTGCTGAAGCGGATGGGTGTACCGGCCATTGTCTATCTGCCGACGGACTTCATCGGCACGAAGCGGCGGTTCAATCATGATCGGCTGTTCCACCTCATCCAGGTGGCGCAGAAGCGGCGGCTCAGGCCGTACTTCACGACGCTTCCGGAGCCTGCGCTGAAGCTGGCGGGGCCGATCTTGTCCGGCAGCCGGCCGGTCTCCGACGCGCTGGATGAGTTCATTGGCGAGCACTCCGCCCGTGTGGTGCAGGAGGTCATCCAGGCGCTGGAGCAGGAACTGGGAGGCGGCGCGAACCTGTTGCCCGAGCAGGGCGACATCATGGACTGGGACGAGGTGCGGCACATGGCTCGGGATGGCTTCGAGTTCGGTGCGCACACGCTGGGGCACACCGTGCTGACGATGGAGCCCGCCGAGCAGATGGAGCGGGAGATCATCGAGTCCAAGCAAGCCATCGAGCGGGAGCTGGGCACCCCGGTCCGGGACTTCGCCTACTGCAACGGCTGGTACTCGGAGGAGGTCATCCGGTTGCTGAAGCAGCACGGCTTCCGCTCGGGGGTGACGACCGAGGATCTGCCCAACCGGGTGGGCGGGGATCCGTTCACCCTCAAGCGCAAGGTGCTGTGGGAGAACTTCAGCATCGGCATGTTGGGGGACTACTCGGAGGCGCTCACCGGCTGCCAGTTGGACGACTGCTTCGCGATGTTGGGGGTGAGCCGCCCCGTGACGGGACGGCGGCCCCACTTATCCGCCACTCGGGCGGCCAATGAGCTGCTGATGCGGAGCCAGATCTCCCTGGAGGAGCCGACGTGA
- a CDS encoding lipopolysaccharide biosynthesis protein, with protein sequence MSASSAPAASGSFLGKAGPLVLARLFTAGLTLSIPLVLARVLSLEEYGTYYQLFLISTTLYYVLPFGVAQSLYYFLPRVEQKRPFLGQTMLFMTAAGVVAAALVVGLLEPVAGLFSNPALLNYRWPLAIYTALLLGSFPLEVALTSQGRTKAAAVAYLGSDTVRSAAMVLPCLFGASLHGMMIAVAGYAGLRYLATWVISLRGSEGPLVSGKLFREQLMYAAPFGAAMALSIPQQNAHFYVVASAVAPALYALYRVGCFQLPVVELLYTPTSEVLMVRLGELEKAGRLEEGVGAFREAAGKLAFVFLPFAAFLFAAAPEFISAMFGAKFLPAVPIFRVSVLGVVLAILPMDGVLRARGYTRAIFLSYLIKAVVTVPLVWWGVRSFGMKGGIASWAVAELVGKATLLIRVPAALSTPERPLRIRDVIPWAELGKASLAACAAAAGVFALRAGLVGAWVGLPQGFIWRALPLAVTGVLFAIGYVAVLYATGIRPLRILAGLRTRGAS encoded by the coding sequence GTGAGCGCATCCTCGGCGCCCGCCGCGTCCGGGTCCTTCCTGGGCAAGGCCGGGCCCCTGGTGTTGGCGCGGCTCTTCACGGCCGGGCTGACGCTGTCCATTCCGCTCGTGCTTGCCCGGGTGCTGAGCCTGGAGGAGTACGGGACGTACTATCAGCTGTTCCTGATCTCCACGACGCTCTACTACGTGCTGCCGTTCGGCGTGGCGCAGAGCCTCTACTACTTCCTGCCTCGGGTGGAGCAGAAGCGGCCGTTCCTCGGCCAGACGATGCTCTTCATGACCGCGGCGGGCGTGGTGGCGGCGGCGCTGGTGGTGGGGCTGCTCGAGCCGGTGGCCGGGCTGTTCTCCAACCCAGCGCTGCTGAACTACCGCTGGCCGCTGGCGATCTACACCGCGCTGCTCCTGGGTTCGTTCCCGCTGGAGGTGGCCCTCACCAGCCAGGGGCGGACGAAGGCGGCGGCGGTGGCGTACCTGGGCTCGGACACGGTGCGCTCGGCGGCCATGGTGTTGCCGTGCCTGTTCGGCGCCTCGCTGCACGGGATGATGATCGCGGTGGCGGGGTATGCGGGGCTGCGCTACCTGGCCACGTGGGTCATCTCGCTCCGAGGGAGCGAGGGGCCGCTGGTGAGCGGGAAGCTCTTCCGCGAGCAACTGATGTACGCGGCGCCATTTGGGGCGGCCATGGCGCTGTCCATTCCGCAGCAGAACGCGCACTTCTATGTGGTGGCGAGCGCGGTGGCCCCGGCGCTGTACGCGCTGTACCGGGTGGGCTGCTTCCAGTTGCCGGTGGTGGAGCTGCTCTACACGCCCACGAGCGAGGTGCTGATGGTGCGCCTGGGCGAGCTGGAGAAGGCCGGGAGGCTGGAGGAGGGCGTGGGGGCTTTCCGCGAGGCCGCGGGGAAGCTGGCCTTCGTGTTCCTGCCGTTCGCCGCGTTCCTGTTCGCCGCGGCGCCCGAGTTCATCTCCGCGATGTTTGGCGCGAAGTTCCTGCCCGCGGTGCCCATCTTCCGGGTGAGCGTGCTGGGCGTGGTGCTGGCCATCCTGCCGATGGACGGTGTGCTGCGTGCCCGGGGTTACACGCGCGCCATCTTCTTGTCGTACCTGATCAAGGCGGTGGTCACGGTGCCGCTCGTCTGGTGGGGCGTGCGCTCCTTCGGGATGAAGGGCGGCATCGCCTCGTGGGCGGTGGCGGAGCTGGTGGGGAAGGCGACGCTGCTGATCCGCGTGCCTGCTGCGCTGTCCACGCCAGAGCGTCCGCTGCGCATCCGGGATGTCATCCCCTGGGCGGAGCTGGGCAAGGCGTCGCTGGCGGCCTGTGCGGCGGCGGCGGGTGTCTTCGCGCTGCGCGCGGGCCTGGTGGGCGCCTGGGTGGGCCTGCCTCAGGGCTTCATTTGGCGGGCGCTGCCGCTGGCCGTGACCGGGGTGCTGTTCGCCATCGGGTATGTGGCGGTGCTCTACGCGACGGGGATCCGGCCGCTGCGGATCCTGGCGGGGCTGCGGACGCGGGGAGCGAGCTGA
- a CDS encoding serine O-acetyltransferase, protein MGLDGMTWYRLARRLHLRGVPVLPDVLRKVIYYLHSSHIPYEAEIGEGTALGYGGIGVVIHQNARLGRYCLVSQQVTISGRSGIEGVPVIGDYVRIGAGAKILGNVQVGDFAVIGANAVVLQDVPAGAVVAGVPARVLRQDSDPIAFYEREMGLPPPRLGQTLGSMHLPETTFQ, encoded by the coding sequence ATGGGGTTGGACGGGATGACGTGGTACCGACTTGCGCGCAGGTTGCATCTGCGCGGGGTTCCTGTGCTGCCGGATGTGCTGCGCAAGGTCATCTATTACCTGCACAGCTCTCACATTCCCTATGAGGCCGAGATCGGCGAGGGCACGGCGTTGGGTTACGGCGGTATCGGAGTCGTCATCCACCAGAACGCGAGGCTGGGGCGCTACTGCCTCGTCTCTCAGCAAGTGACCATCAGTGGACGGTCGGGCATCGAGGGCGTCCCGGTGATCGGCGACTACGTGCGCATTGGCGCGGGGGCGAAGATCCTCGGCAACGTCCAGGTTGGCGACTTCGCGGTGATCGGCGCCAACGCGGTGGTGCTCCAGGACGTGCCTGCGGGTGCGGTGGTGGCCGGGGTCCCGGCCCGGGTGCTCCGCCAGGATTCGGATCCGATTGCTTTTTACGAGCGGGAGATGGGGCTGCCGCCTCCGCGGCTTGGCCAGACGTTGGGGTCGATGCACCTTCCGGAGACCACTTTTCAGTAG
- a CDS encoding heme exporter protein CcmB, translated as MSRPRPAGLLKAAAILLGKDLLIEWRTRARLNALVFFALSTLLLFSFALGPDTKLLERNAGGYLWLAILFASTLSLGESFRVEYENACMDGLRLAPADARAIFLSKAVGNTLLLVLLGSLLIPVMVALYGVKVVLGVGDLMATLVLGCMALAAPGCVYAAIANNARARDVLLPLLLFPLIVPALLAATKAMALVLQGDPMDQLGSWFGLLGGFNLIYWGLGFLLFPRVIED; from the coding sequence ATGAGCCGCCCCCGTCCCGCGGGCCTGCTGAAGGCCGCCGCCATCCTGCTCGGCAAGGATCTGCTCATCGAGTGGCGCACCCGGGCCCGGCTCAACGCCCTGGTCTTCTTCGCGCTCTCCACGCTGCTGCTCTTCTCGTTCGCGCTGGGTCCGGACACCAAGCTGCTCGAGCGCAACGCGGGCGGCTACCTCTGGCTGGCCATCCTCTTCGCCAGCACCCTGTCCCTGGGTGAGTCCTTCCGGGTGGAGTACGAGAACGCCTGCATGGACGGCCTGCGGCTGGCCCCGGCGGACGCTCGGGCCATCTTCCTGTCCAAGGCGGTAGGCAACACCCTGCTGCTCGTCCTGCTGGGCAGCCTGCTCATCCCCGTCATGGTGGCCCTCTACGGGGTGAAGGTGGTCCTGGGAGTAGGCGATCTGATGGCTACCCTCGTGCTTGGCTGCATGGCGCTCGCCGCCCCGGGGTGCGTGTATGCAGCCATCGCCAATAACGCCCGAGCGAGGGACGTGCTCCTACCTCTGCTATTGTTCCCGCTGATTGTTCCGGCCCTGCTGGCCGCGACCAAGGCCATGGCGCTGGTGCTCCAGGGCGATCCGATGGATCAGCTCGGCTCTTGGTTCGGTCTGCTGGGAGGGTTCAACCTGATCTATTGGGGCTTAGGCTTCCTGCTCTTCCCGCGGGTGATCGAGGACTGA
- the ccsA gene encoding cytochrome c biogenesis protein CcsA translates to MFILTTAVLPGVILLLLLTVGRKYAHLTLPVYALIALGIGHGVGLFVAPPDREMGDVQRIMYAHVPAVWAALVALVINFGCSVAYLFKQSWRTDSLAEASAEVGLLFGAVGVLLGAIWGRPTWGVYWTWDPRLTTAAILLVAYMGYMALRRFVEDPDKRATWSSVVGIIAAVDLPIIWFSVKWWRSLHQVQSTPRTVDPAFQLPLRLSSYAFLGLAALFILHRYRIAMAERKAEVALPEALPTDGAQQNRTAGVA, encoded by the coding sequence ATGTTCATTCTCACCACGGCCGTACTGCCTGGAGTCATCCTGCTCCTGCTGCTCACGGTGGGCCGCAAGTACGCCCACCTGACGCTGCCGGTCTACGCGCTCATCGCCCTGGGAATCGGCCATGGGGTGGGCCTGTTCGTGGCTCCTCCGGACCGGGAGATGGGCGACGTGCAGCGCATCATGTACGCGCATGTTCCTGCCGTGTGGGCTGCGCTGGTGGCGCTGGTGATCAACTTCGGGTGCTCGGTGGCGTACCTCTTCAAGCAGAGCTGGAGGACGGACTCGCTGGCGGAGGCCTCCGCCGAGGTGGGTCTGCTGTTCGGCGCGGTGGGGGTGCTGCTGGGCGCCATCTGGGGCCGGCCCACCTGGGGTGTGTACTGGACGTGGGATCCCCGGCTCACCACCGCCGCCATCCTCCTGGTGGCCTACATGGGCTACATGGCCCTGCGCCGCTTCGTGGAGGACCCGGACAAGCGCGCCACGTGGAGCTCCGTGGTGGGCATCATCGCCGCGGTGGACCTGCCCATCATCTGGTTCTCGGTGAAGTGGTGGCGCAGCCTGCACCAAGTGCAGTCCACGCCCCGGACGGTGGACCCGGCGTTCCAGCTTCCCCTTCGCCTCAGTTCCTACGCATTCCTGGGCCTGGCGGCCCTCTTCATCCTCCACCGCTACCGCATCGCCATGGCGGAGCGGAAGGCGGAGGTGGCCCTCCCCGAGGCGCTGCCCACGGATGGCGCCCAGCAGAACCGCACCGCGGGGGTGGCGTGA
- a CDS encoding TlpA family protein disulfide reductase — MKKGWGITLGAIAVCAALVLVLKAGFGRDPHAVPFLLSGKPAPAFTLRSLDSGQPVSLAQFRGRPVVINFWASWCGPCRQEHPVLDWGARMFGSQAQFLGIVFEDTEENALGVLQEQGASFPQLIDPRSRVSVDYGVSGVPETYFITADGIILGKHVGPIDPQSLTDRIKELAARSAGTATTARP; from the coding sequence ATGAAGAAGGGCTGGGGAATCACCTTGGGCGCCATCGCCGTGTGCGCGGCGCTGGTGCTCGTGCTCAAGGCGGGCTTTGGCCGCGACCCGCACGCGGTGCCCTTCCTGCTGTCCGGCAAGCCCGCGCCGGCCTTCACCCTGCGCTCCCTGGACAGTGGCCAGCCGGTGAGCCTGGCGCAGTTCCGCGGCCGCCCGGTGGTCATCAACTTCTGGGCCTCGTGGTGCGGGCCGTGCCGCCAGGAGCACCCGGTGCTCGACTGGGGCGCCCGGATGTTCGGCTCGCAGGCGCAGTTCCTCGGCATTGTCTTCGAGGACACCGAGGAGAACGCCCTGGGCGTCCTGCAGGAACAGGGCGCCTCCTTCCCCCAGCTGATCGATCCGCGCTCGCGCGTGTCCGTGGACTACGGCGTGTCCGGCGTGCCGGAGACGTACTTCATTACCGCGGATGGCATCATCCTGGGCAAGCACGTGGGTCCCATCGATCCGCAGTCGCTCACGGACCGAATCAAGGAGCTGGCGGCGCGATCCGCGGGCACCGCGACGACGGCCCGGCCCTGA
- a CDS encoding heme lyase CcmF/NrfE family subunit codes for MNATIGYGLVLGALVCAAFGAVVGLTSGLRQSEAGSQWVRRAVWGFFLCMVGSNLTMVYSLVTDDFSIKYVAQVGSRATPLTFKIVALWSALEGSILFWGLIMGTYLLAFALVHRNEHKRYMSLALGTMLGVGVFFAFLIAGPANPWHTLSPVPLDGPGPNPLLQNHILMVVHPPMLYLGYVGMTVPFGIAVAGLLRGEIGDAWMAPLRRWILIPWLFLSIGIILGSWWAYAVLGWGGYWAWDPVENASFLPWLTATAFMHSTMVQERKQMLKLWTMSLALASFVLTILGTFMTRSGIFNSVHSFTQSDIGPTFLVFIAILLVLSIALLATRGHLLVSQGRITSMVSRETSILVNNLVFVAITFTVLLGTLYPLISEAVRGIRVSVGEPYFNKMAVPGGIAVLFLMGVGPMLPWGTPDKDAVRRQFIIPASTGAVVALVCYLAGLRGFYPLLTFGLAGFVTVITLRELLAPVRVRMTERKEGLVTAVVQSASKARRRFGGYVVHLGIIIIIVAVAASSAYVTHTSGTLRPGETLTLSGYTLKYLGTKEGQEPHRTYMAARVEVTTPSGKVEEYQPRLNYYERSTDPVGTPAVRESAKEDLYMSLMAFTQGGTTASLNVWVFPLVGWIWYSIPILVLGTLISLWPSRKRVAVASSSTAAGAAPPVAGSDMNRGAA; via the coding sequence GTGAACGCAACGATTGGATACGGGCTCGTGCTGGGGGCGCTGGTGTGCGCCGCCTTCGGGGCCGTGGTGGGACTGACGAGCGGCCTGCGCCAGAGCGAGGCGGGCTCTCAGTGGGTGCGCCGCGCGGTGTGGGGCTTCTTCCTCTGCATGGTGGGCTCCAACCTGACGATGGTGTACTCGCTCGTCACGGATGACTTCAGCATCAAGTACGTGGCGCAGGTGGGCAGCCGCGCCACGCCGCTGACCTTCAAGATCGTCGCCCTGTGGAGCGCGCTGGAGGGGTCCATCCTCTTCTGGGGCCTCATCATGGGCACCTACCTGCTGGCCTTCGCGCTGGTGCACCGCAACGAGCACAAGCGCTACATGTCGCTGGCGCTGGGCACCATGCTGGGCGTGGGCGTCTTCTTCGCCTTCCTGATCGCCGGCCCGGCCAACCCCTGGCACACGCTGTCTCCCGTGCCGCTGGACGGCCCCGGCCCCAACCCGCTCTTGCAGAACCACATCCTCATGGTGGTCCACCCGCCCATGCTCTACCTGGGCTACGTGGGCATGACGGTGCCTTTCGGCATCGCCGTCGCGGGCCTGCTGCGCGGAGAGATTGGCGACGCGTGGATGGCACCCCTGCGGCGGTGGATCCTCATCCCGTGGCTGTTCCTGTCCATCGGCATCATCCTGGGCTCGTGGTGGGCGTACGCGGTGCTGGGCTGGGGCGGCTACTGGGCGTGGGATCCGGTGGAGAACGCCTCGTTCCTGCCGTGGCTGACGGCCACCGCCTTCATGCACTCCACCATGGTCCAGGAGCGCAAGCAGATGCTCAAGCTGTGGACCATGAGCCTGGCCCTGGCCAGCTTCGTGCTGACGATCCTCGGCACGTTCATGACCCGCTCGGGCATCTTCAACTCGGTGCACTCGTTCACCCAGTCGGACATCGGGCCCACCTTCCTGGTGTTCATCGCCATCCTGCTGGTGCTGTCCATCGCGCTGCTGGCCACGCGCGGCCACCTGCTGGTGTCCCAGGGCCGCATCACCTCCATGGTGTCTCGTGAGACGAGCATCCTGGTGAACAACCTGGTGTTCGTGGCCATCACCTTCACGGTGCTGCTGGGCACGCTCTACCCGCTCATCTCCGAGGCCGTGCGCGGCATCCGCGTGAGCGTGGGCGAGCCGTACTTCAACAAGATGGCGGTGCCCGGCGGCATCGCGGTGCTGTTCCTCATGGGCGTGGGCCCCATGCTCCCGTGGGGCACTCCGGACAAGGACGCCGTGCGGCGGCAGTTCATCATCCCCGCTTCCACGGGCGCGGTGGTGGCGCTGGTGTGCTACCTGGCCGGGCTGCGCGGCTTCTACCCGCTGCTCACCTTCGGGCTGGCCGGCTTCGTCACCGTCATCACCCTGCGCGAGCTGCTCGCTCCGGTGCGCGTGCGCATGACCGAGCGCAAGGAAGGGCTCGTCACCGCCGTGGTCCAGAGCGCCTCCAAGGCCCGGCGCCGCTTCGGCGGCTACGTGGTGCACCTGGGCATCATCATCATCATCGTGGCGGTGGCGGCCTCCTCCGCGTACGTGACGCACACCTCCGGCACGCTGCGCCCGGGCGAGACGCTGACACTCAGTGGCTACACGCTCAAGTACCTGGGCACGAAGGAAGGCCAGGAGCCCCACCGCACCTATATGGCGGCGCGCGTGGAAGTCACGACGCCCAGCGGCAAGGTCGAGGAGTACCAGCCCCGGCTCAACTACTACGAGCGCAGCACGGATCCCGTGGGCACGCCCGCGGTGCGCGAGTCGGCCAAGGAAGACCTGTACATGTCGCTGATGGCCTTCACCCAGGGCGGCACCACCGCGAGCCTCAACGTGTGGGTTTTCCCGCTGGTGGGGTGGATCTGGTACAGCATCCCCATCCTGGTGCTGGGCACACTCATCTCGCTCTGGCCCTCTCGCAAGCGCGTGGCGGTGGCCTCGAGTTCCACGGCCGCGGGCGCCGCACCGCCGGTGGCCGGCAGTGACATGAACCGGGGTGCCGCATGA
- the ccmA gene encoding heme ABC exporter ATP-binding protein CcmA: protein MDAPAPASPPAIALHDVSKRYGRHWALARLTYSLPAGRSLLLTGHNGSGKTTLLRLVATALSPTAGRVEVLGRNTVSDTNAVRQEVALLSHASFLYEDLTAHQNLVVLARLLDLPSPKDVADQLLTRVGLTRRTESPVRQFSAGMRKRLAIARLVMKKPAMALLDEPFGELDPAGIQAMEGIIGELKASGVTVVLATHLIEQGLTLCEERLHLQEGRAVPA from the coding sequence ATGGACGCCCCTGCCCCCGCCTCGCCTCCGGCGATCGCCCTGCATGACGTGAGCAAGCGGTATGGGCGTCATTGGGCTCTGGCGCGACTCACCTACTCGCTGCCCGCGGGCCGCTCGCTCCTCCTCACCGGCCACAACGGCTCCGGGAAGACCACGCTGCTGCGCCTGGTGGCCACCGCCCTCTCGCCCACCGCGGGCCGCGTCGAGGTGCTCGGCCGCAACACCGTCTCGGATACGAACGCAGTGCGTCAAGAGGTTGCCCTCCTTTCCCACGCCAGCTTTCTTTACGAGGACCTCACCGCGCACCAGAACCTCGTGGTGCTCGCCCGCCTGCTGGACCTGCCCTCCCCGAAGGACGTCGCCGACCAGCTGCTGACGCGCGTGGGGCTGACGCGGCGGACCGAGAGCCCCGTGCGCCAGTTCAGCGCGGGCATGCGCAAGCGCCTGGCCATCGCGCGGCTGGTGATGAAGAAGCCCGCCATGGCGCTGCTGGACGAGCCCTTCGGCGAGCTGGACCCGGCAGGCATCCAGGCCATGGAGGGCATCATCGGCGAGCTCAAGGCCTCGGGTGTCACCGTCGTCCTGGCCACCCACCTCATCGAGCAGGGGCTGACGCTGTGTGAGGAGCGCCTTCACCTGCAAGAAGGCCGGGCGGTGCCCGCATGA